In Thermotomaculum hydrothermale, a single genomic region encodes these proteins:
- a CDS encoding ATP-binding protein: protein MKKLPIGLNSLEKIIKGNYVYVDKTEKIYQLIDNGSYYFLSRPRRFGKTLTVDTLKNIFEGNKEIFEGLYIYDRWDWDKKYPVIRIDFSEISAENSNTLKELLLRRLKEIAEEKGITDIDVNHHGFYLRSLIHNLFKKHKLPVVILIDEYDKPILDNIENPEKATEIRDILADFYGVLKGLDEYLKFVFLTGVTKFSKVNLFSKLNNLEDITLDPRYSTLCGYTDEELERYFSEYLKNVDRKLVKLWYNGYSWLGEKVYNPFDILLFISKGFQFRPYWFETGTPTFLLKLMKKNKYYIPELENIGVTDSVLGSFDVYTMRVEALLWQTGYLTIKDTVKFAARQKYILSYPNLEVKISLNESILNYLTSLDAATYDRTSNGIYQSLLNGDIENLISNLKTLFSSISYTNFTKNEIASYEGYYASVIYTYFHSLGVQPIAEDVTSRGRIDLTIKIEDKVYIFEFKVIEEEKDNKNPLEQIKEKKYFEKHKNEANEIYLIGISFSKEERNITSYSWERV from the coding sequence ATGAAAAAGCTTCCAATTGGATTGAATAGTCTGGAAAAAATAATTAAAGGCAATTATGTTTATGTTGATAAAACAGAAAAGATTTATCAGTTGATTGACAATGGAAGCTATTACTTCCTTTCCCGTCCGAGAAGGTTTGGCAAAACATTAACAGTTGACACACTTAAAAACATCTTTGAGGGTAACAAGGAGATATTTGAAGGCTTATACATTTACGACAGGTGGGATTGGGATAAGAAGTATCCTGTAATCAGGATAGATTTTAGCGAAATTTCTGCAGAAAATTCAAATACTCTTAAAGAATTGCTTTTAAGAAGGTTAAAGGAAATTGCAGAAGAGAAGGGAATAACCGATATTGATGTAAATCATCATGGATTTTATTTAAGAAGCCTTATTCATAATTTATTTAAAAAGCATAAGTTACCAGTTGTAATTTTAATAGACGAGTACGATAAGCCTATTCTTGACAATATAGAGAATCCTGAAAAGGCAACAGAAATTCGCGACATACTTGCAGACTTTTACGGAGTACTAAAGGGATTAGATGAATACCTGAAGTTTGTGTTTTTAACAGGTGTTACCAAATTCAGCAAGGTAAATCTATTCAGCAAACTCAACAATCTTGAAGATATTACACTTGACCCCCGATACTCAACACTTTGTGGTTACACAGATGAAGAGTTAGAAAGATACTTTTCCGAATACCTTAAAAATGTTGACAGAAAACTGGTAAAACTCTGGTACAACGGCTATTCATGGCTTGGGGAAAAGGTATACAACCCTTTTGATATACTTCTCTTTATCTCAAAAGGTTTTCAATTCCGCCCATATTGGTTTGAAACAGGCACGCCAACATTTCTATTAAAACTAATGAAAAAAAACAAATATTACATACCAGAACTTGAAAACATAGGGGTTACTGACAGTGTATTGGGAAGTTTTGATGTATACACAATGAGAGTTGAAGCATTACTCTGGCAAACAGGATACTTAACCATAAAAGACACGGTAAAATTTGCAGCAAGGCAAAAATACATACTATCCTATCCCAATTTAGAGGTAAAGATATCCTTAAACGAAAGCATACTAAATTACCTCACATCCCTTGATGCAGCAACTTACGACAGAACCTCAAACGGAATATACCAGAGTTTATTAAACGGAGACATAGAAAACCTGATTTCTAATTTAAAAACACTCTTTTCCTCAATCTCATACACAAACTTTACAAAGAACGAAATAGCCTCTTACGAAGGATACTATGCAAGCGTAATATACACATACTTCCATTCCCTTGGAGTTCAACCGATTGCAGAAGATGTAACAAGCAGGGGAAGAATAGACTTAACCATAAAAATAGAAGACAAGGTTTATATCTTTGAATTCAAGGTAATAGAGGAAGAGAAGGACAACAAAAATCCCCTTGAACAGATAAAAGAGAAGAAATACTTTGAAAAACACAAAAATGAAGCTAATGAAATCTATCTTATAGGCATAAGTTTCAGCAAGGAAGAGAGAAATATAACTTCGTACAGTTGGGAAAGGGTTTAG
- a CDS encoding response regulator — MKKVIVVDPDKKFWKDVEKVINTDICEVIFLENGQSLMGKLKEEDFDLIILNLELPDKNGFIYCNQIKKDSKLKNIPIIITSSEKTQQDFEQHKKLKVRADEYLQKPISIATLKNTIKNFHPDIILEPKLNKQNNQKEETHIKVDDFDEENIDKLLDETFVGLIEEEPKPTPPKESVDNSDTSVLQKQIEELVEENMTLKQQIEELQGGTEGEKILKEENEKLKEEITQLKEKMRNLEKESESELEKENQKLKGEVDELKKQIDKMEAELNQKKEELKELNVQLIATQKEKGFLEKENREHLMSITSLKADFEEKLHEQENLISALQTEKESLFNQLNEATNELEEKNKFILTLQEESAKLKEDTKTLNQKLNSMEQELNELREFKTNTENQIVEQNTLISNLQRDLNIAREAKSALEETVFDLKEETKTIQMEVENKAKENELLKQKLSESEERIRKLEEKIEKIRQITSE; from the coding sequence ATGAAAAAAGTAATTGTAGTAGACCCTGACAAAAAGTTCTGGAAGGATGTTGAAAAGGTTATTAACACAGATATCTGCGAAGTAATCTTTCTGGAAAACGGACAAAGCCTCATGGGTAAACTTAAAGAAGAAGATTTTGATTTAATTATTCTAAACCTTGAACTCCCGGACAAAAATGGATTTATCTACTGCAACCAGATTAAAAAAGATTCAAAATTAAAAAACATTCCTATAATAATAACCTCTTCTGAAAAGACACAACAGGACTTTGAACAGCACAAAAAACTTAAAGTTAGGGCAGATGAATACCTGCAAAAACCAATCTCAATAGCAACCCTTAAAAATACAATTAAAAACTTTCATCCTGACATAATTCTTGAACCTAAACTAAATAAGCAAAATAATCAAAAAGAAGAAACCCACATAAAAGTTGACGATTTTGACGAAGAAAACATCGATAAACTGCTTGATGAAACCTTTGTCGGACTTATTGAAGAAGAACCTAAACCTACTCCACCAAAAGAAAGTGTTGATAATTCAGATACTTCTGTACTCCAAAAACAAATAGAAGAACTTGTTGAAGAAAATATGACTCTAAAACAACAAATTGAGGAATTACAGGGGGGAACCGAAGGGGAAAAAATCCTTAAAGAAGAAAATGAGAAACTAAAAGAGGAAATAACACAATTAAAAGAGAAAATGAGAAATCTTGAGAAAGAAAGCGAAAGTGAACTTGAAAAAGAAAACCAGAAACTAAAAGGTGAAGTTGATGAACTTAAAAAGCAAATTGACAAAATGGAAGCTGAACTTAACCAGAAAAAAGAAGAATTAAAGGAATTGAATGTTCAACTAATTGCAACTCAAAAAGAAAAGGGCTTTTTAGAAAAAGAAAATAGAGAACATTTGATGAGTATAACAAGTTTGAAAGCAGACTTTGAAGAAAAACTGCATGAACAGGAAAACTTGATAAGCGCATTGCAAACAGAGAAAGAAAGTCTCTTTAACCAATTAAATGAGGCTACAAACGAGCTTGAAGAAAAGAACAAATTTATATTAACCTTGCAGGAAGAGTCCGCCAAACTAAAAGAAGATACAAAAACCCTCAATCAAAAACTAAACTCAATGGAACAGGAATTAAACGAGCTTAGAGAGTTTAAAACTAACACTGAAAACCAGATAGTAGAACAAAACACCCTGATTTCAAATCTGCAAAGAGATTTGAACATTGCAAGGGAGGCAAAATCTGCACTTGAAGAAACAGTTTTTGATTTAAAAGAAGAAACAAAAACAATTCAGATGGAAGTTGAAAACAAAGCAAAAGAAAATGAGTTATTAAAACAGAAATTAAGCGAATCTGAAGAAAGAATAAGAAAGCTTGAAGAAAAGATAGAAAAAATAAGACAGATAACTTCTGAATAA
- the rsmG gene encoding 16S rRNA (guanine(527)-N(7))-methyltransferase RsmG: MIDNYIDWLESKNIVLNNDQKDNLNRYTNLVNYWNKKVNITAAKDLKEIVERHILDSLMPLIVGFDNEKSVIDLGSGGGFPAIPLAIILKETKFLLVEKVTKKCAFLKRVKRELNLKNIEVENSLFEEIDYTVPQTMITRAVKIDKKIETYCKEKGIKKLYSFHSTKPVGVDLYAEYILPGENKVRYIARRELHG, from the coding sequence ATGATTGACAACTACATAGACTGGCTGGAATCAAAAAACATAGTATTAAATAATGACCAAAAAGACAATCTAAATAGATACACAAACCTTGTTAATTACTGGAACAAAAAAGTGAATATAACAGCTGCAAAAGATTTAAAGGAGATTGTTGAAAGACATATTTTAGATTCTTTAATGCCTCTAATTGTGGGCTTTGACAATGAAAAGAGCGTAATTGACCTTGGAAGTGGTGGAGGTTTTCCTGCTATACCACTTGCTATAATACTTAAAGAAACTAAATTCCTATTAGTGGAAAAAGTAACAAAAAAATGCGCTTTTTTAAAAAGGGTAAAGAGAGAGTTAAACCTTAAAAATATAGAAGTTGAAAACTCTCTTTTTGAAGAGATAGACTATACTGTACCCCAGACAATGATAACCAGAGCAGTAAAAATTGATAAGAAAATTGAAACATATTGCAAAGAAAAAGGTATAAAAAAACTGTATTCCTTCCACTCAACAAAACCGGTAGGTGTGGATTTATATGCTGAGTATATCTTACCGGGGGAAAATAAAGTAAGGTATATAGCCAGAAGGGAGCTACATGGATAA
- a CDS encoding sigma-54-dependent transcriptional regulator has translation MDGKQIVIVEDEATSRLAMEKALKKKNYNVISFEDSIKALDYIKTNASYIDLVITDFRMPGMNGLELIGEVTKLQFDISIILVTAFGSIESAVEAMKLGADDYLAKPIDMFELRKRVEKIINNKRLKREVDNLKQRIDKFYSFSNIIGKSPEMKRLFEKILTVAPTDVTVLITGESGTGKELIANAIHQNSPRKNNLFLPINCAAIPGEILESELFGHEKGAFTGAVSQKMGKFELASNGTLFLDEIGEMSLDLQAKLLRIIEQKEFMRVGGNKLIKVKTRIIAATNQNLEELVKSGKFREDLYFRLKVVHLKIPPLRERKGDIPLLVNHFIKKFGETHNKEGVSISPDALKILEHYPWPGNVRELQNLIESLIIFSNGDIIEPQHLPEEIIEKSTYKTEIKQQHIPDLEDSVIIKLGEPLEEIEKRVILKTLRKFKGNKTHTAKALGIGLRTLHRKLKEYGEEG, from the coding sequence ATGGATGGGAAACAAATTGTTATAGTTGAAGACGAAGCCACTTCCAGGCTTGCAATGGAAAAGGCTTTAAAAAAGAAAAATTACAATGTCATTTCATTTGAAGACAGCATAAAAGCACTTGATTACATTAAAACAAATGCCTCATACATAGACCTTGTTATTACAGATTTCAGAATGCCTGGAATGAACGGGCTTGAATTAATCGGTGAGGTAACAAAATTACAATTTGACATAAGCATAATACTGGTTACTGCTTTTGGCAGCATTGAATCAGCTGTTGAGGCAATGAAGTTAGGAGCCGATGACTACCTTGCAAAACCTATTGATATGTTTGAACTTAGAAAAAGGGTTGAAAAGATAATAAACAACAAAAGATTAAAAAGAGAGGTTGACAACCTTAAACAGAGGATTGACAAATTCTATTCATTTTCAAACATCATCGGCAAATCTCCTGAAATGAAGCGCCTTTTTGAAAAAATCCTCACAGTAGCTCCTACAGATGTTACAGTGTTAATCACAGGGGAAAGCGGAACGGGAAAAGAGTTGATAGCAAATGCAATACACCAGAATTCACCGAGAAAAAACAACCTATTCCTTCCTATAAACTGTGCAGCAATACCCGGCGAAATACTTGAAAGCGAATTATTCGGACATGAAAAAGGGGCCTTCACAGGAGCAGTTTCCCAGAAAATGGGTAAATTTGAATTAGCCTCAAACGGCACTCTGTTTCTTGACGAAATAGGGGAGATGAGCCTTGATTTGCAGGCTAAACTATTAAGGATTATAGAGCAGAAAGAGTTTATGAGGGTAGGCGGAAATAAACTGATAAAGGTTAAAACAAGGATAATCGCCGCAACAAACCAGAACCTTGAAGAACTTGTCAAAAGCGGAAAATTCAGGGAAGATTTATACTTCAGACTGAAGGTTGTTCACCTTAAAATCCCCCCACTAAGGGAAAGAAAGGGAGATATTCCCCTTCTTGTAAACCACTTTATAAAAAAATTTGGAGAAACACACAATAAAGAGGGGGTATCAATATCTCCTGATGCACTAAAAATCCTTGAACACTACCCATGGCCTGGAAATGTTAGAGAATTGCAAAATTTAATTGAAAGCCTTATTATTTTTTCAAATGGAGATATTATTGAACCTCAGCATCTACCTGAAGAAATTATCGAAAAATCAACATACAAAACAGAAATCAAACAACAACATATACCTGATTTAGAAGATTCGGTTATAATTAAATTAGGAGAACCTCTTGAAGAAATTGAAAAAAGGGTTATATTAAAAACATTGAGAAAGTTTAAAGGCAACAAAACACATACTGCTAAGGCACTTGGAATAGGACTTAGAACCCTTCATAGAAAATTAAAAGAATACGGAGAAGAAGGATGA
- a CDS encoding NAD(P)/FAD-dependent oxidoreductase produces the protein MKKIQISNFIANWGIKEETAVKQLAKKYGIDEKFVSIKKRALDVRGKKPKGVYTFHIEYNKETEKLLTNPNTKLIEYKSLEETVKEIKPKKIKPVIVGFGPAGLFAALTFVEAGIEPIIIERGKPVEERSKDVKNLWENSVLNTNSNTLFGEGGAGTFSDGKLTTRINHPYTDFIIEKFVQFGAKQRIKIDAKPHIGTDRLIKVCKNAREYLIKKGAKIHFNHTFIDFEQKKDKISVKTDKGEFEGDFLFLAIGHSARDTYKMLYQKGVELEPKPFAVGSRVEHPQNVIDEIMYGKNKRDDYGLPPASYQFAWNGKDGRGAYTFCMCPGGEVILTVNEENTLCVNGMSNSKRNSPFANAALVAKVPVKAYFKNSPLDGIDFQREIEEKAYSLGIPGYMAPAQHGIDFVNGKLSGKTISCSYRPKTYSYPLHELLPEFVVKDMRNGLIEFNKKARGFLSNVTNLIGVETRTSAPLRIKREKDFKSTSHKRIIPIGEGSGYAGGIMSSALDGIKSALTILQS, from the coding sequence ATGAAAAAAATTCAAATATCAAACTTTATTGCAAACTGGGGAATAAAAGAGGAAACAGCAGTAAAACAACTTGCAAAAAAATACGGAATAGACGAAAAATTTGTATCAATAAAAAAAAGGGCTCTTGATGTTAGAGGAAAAAAACCAAAGGGGGTTTACACCTTTCACATTGAATATAACAAAGAAACGGAAAAATTGTTAACAAACCCAAACACAAAACTAATAGAGTACAAAAGCCTTGAAGAAACAGTAAAAGAGATAAAACCAAAGAAAATTAAACCTGTAATTGTCGGTTTTGGACCGGCAGGGCTTTTTGCAGCACTAACCTTTGTTGAAGCAGGCATTGAACCGATTATTATTGAACGGGGGAAGCCTGTTGAAGAGAGAAGCAAAGATGTAAAAAACCTGTGGGAAAATTCAGTATTAAACACAAACAGCAACACACTCTTTGGAGAAGGGGGGGCAGGCACATTCTCAGACGGAAAACTTACAACAAGGATAAACCACCCTTACACAGACTTTATAATTGAGAAATTTGTTCAATTCGGCGCAAAGCAGAGAATAAAGATTGACGCAAAGCCTCACATAGGCACAGACAGGCTTATTAAAGTTTGCAAAAACGCAAGGGAATACCTTATAAAAAAAGGTGCAAAGATTCACTTTAACCACACCTTTATTGATTTTGAACAAAAAAAAGACAAAATCTCAGTAAAAACAGACAAAGGGGAATTTGAGGGAGACTTTCTATTTCTTGCAATAGGCCACTCTGCAAGGGATACCTATAAAATGCTATACCAAAAAGGAGTTGAATTAGAGCCAAAACCGTTTGCGGTTGGAAGCAGGGTTGAACACCCTCAAAATGTTATAGACGAAATAATGTACGGAAAAAACAAGAGAGACGATTACGGATTACCGCCTGCAAGCTATCAATTTGCATGGAATGGCAAAGACGGAAGGGGGGCATACACCTTTTGCATGTGTCCAGGCGGGGAAGTAATACTCACGGTAAACGAAGAAAATACCCTCTGCGTAAACGGAATGAGCAACTCTAAAAGGAATTCCCCCTTTGCAAATGCTGCATTGGTTGCAAAAGTGCCTGTTAAAGCATACTTTAAAAACTCCCCATTAGACGGAATAGACTTTCAAAGAGAGATTGAAGAAAAGGCATACTCACTTGGAATACCGGGATACATGGCACCGGCACAACACGGAATAGACTTTGTAAACGGGAAACTCTCAGGAAAAACAATCTCGTGTTCATACAGGCCAAAAACATACTCCTACCCTCTTCACGAATTACTCCCAGAATTTGTGGTAAAGGATATGAGAAACGGCTTAATAGAGTTTAACAAAAAAGCAAGGGGATTTCTGTCAAATGTAACAAACCTTATAGGGGTTGAAACAAGGACATCAGCCCCTTTGAGAATAAAGAGGGAAAAAGACTTTAAAAGCACATCACACAAAAGAATAATCCCAATAGGGGAAGGCTCAGGCTACGCAGGCGGCATAATGTCATCAGCCTTAGACGGGATAAAATCCGCACTAACAATTTTACAAAGTTAA
- a CDS encoding patatin-like phospholipase family protein: MKSKLGISLGGGAARGYAHLGVLKVLEENGIKPSFITGTSMGAVLGGLYAYFGNIEETINHLVEFLKTTDTINQKIYKVIIESEKEPVNFVENIMQFVRKGIIYGKALTSKSMVPEEVFNKVFDNLIPDVNIEDLKIPFGVIVTEITEGEELMVTKGNLKKALKASSAIPGVYPPLIDGDKIYIDGGWTNKNPVRPCYQLGASEVIAVCVARELEDTSDFQIGMDLIIRSNAVSMHRLGQLQKEEASLVLYPKVEHIHWADFARYEEGIASGIECAKNELKEIKKIYGRSKWTGLIKSKKKYIREISL, translated from the coding sequence ATGAAATCAAAATTAGGAATATCGTTAGGCGGCGGAGCAGCAAGGGGATATGCACACTTAGGTGTGCTAAAAGTCCTTGAAGAAAATGGAATTAAGCCATCTTTTATAACAGGCACATCAATGGGAGCAGTTTTAGGGGGGCTTTACGCTTACTTTGGAAACATTGAGGAAACAATAAACCACCTTGTTGAATTTCTGAAAACAACAGACACAATAAACCAGAAAATATATAAAGTTATAATTGAAAGCGAAAAAGAGCCTGTTAACTTTGTTGAAAACATAATGCAATTTGTTAGAAAAGGCATAATATACGGCAAAGCCTTAACTTCAAAATCAATGGTTCCTGAAGAAGTATTTAATAAAGTATTTGATAATTTAATTCCTGATGTTAACATTGAAGACTTAAAAATCCCTTTCGGGGTAATCGTTACTGAGATTACCGAAGGGGAAGAATTAATGGTAACTAAGGGGAATTTGAAAAAGGCTTTGAAGGCTTCAAGTGCAATTCCTGGAGTTTACCCGCCCTTAATTGACGGGGATAAAATCTATATTGACGGTGGCTGGACAAACAAAAACCCTGTAAGGCCGTGCTATCAATTGGGGGCAAGCGAGGTTATTGCGGTATGCGTTGCAAGGGAACTTGAAGACACAAGCGACTTTCAAATAGGAATGGATTTGATAATAAGGTCAAATGCAGTATCAATGCACAGGCTGGGACAATTGCAAAAAGAAGAAGCATCACTGGTGCTTTACCCAAAAGTTGAGCATATACACTGGGCTGATTTTGCAAGGTATGAGGAAGGAATTGCAAGCGGTATAGAGTGTGCAAAAAATGAATTAAAAGAAATTAAAAAGATTTACGGAAGGAGCAAATGGACAGGATTGATAAAATCAAAGAAAAAGTATATACGGGAAATCTCCCTATAA
- the mqnC gene encoding cyclic dehypoxanthinyl futalosine synthase encodes MDRIDKIKEKVYTGNLPISDKEALTLFEYNNLLEIGHLADKVRWQIHPEKVASFVIDRNINYTDGCVTGCKFCGFHKKPEECTTLDFDTLLKKVEETVKLEGTGILLQGGMNPLLPYSFYIDMLKTIKNAFPQIDIHGFSPPEIQYFSKHFNKPVKQILEEFIEAGLDSIPGGGAEILSDRVRERISPKKCSSDEWIEVMREAHKLGLKTTATMMFGTGESFEDRIEHFRRIRELQEETGGFVAFIAWTYQIYKGRLIQFENTAYDYLKTMSIARIYLHNVPNIQASWVTQGKKIGQVGLKFGANDLGSTMIEENVVKSVGVSHTISKEEIIRLIHDAGFDAVQRRNTYGFVKKYPKERKAV; translated from the coding sequence ATGGACAGGATTGATAAAATCAAAGAAAAAGTATATACGGGAAATCTCCCTATAAGCGATAAAGAGGCTTTAACATTATTTGAATACAACAACCTGCTTGAAATCGGCCATTTAGCAGACAAAGTAAGGTGGCAAATCCACCCAGAAAAGGTTGCATCTTTTGTTATAGACAGAAACATAAACTATACAGACGGGTGTGTTACAGGTTGTAAATTCTGCGGATTTCATAAAAAACCGGAAGAATGCACTACATTGGACTTTGACACATTGCTAAAAAAGGTGGAAGAAACAGTTAAACTTGAAGGCACAGGCATACTTTTACAGGGGGGAATGAACCCGCTATTACCCTACTCTTTTTACATTGATATGCTAAAAACTATAAAAAACGCATTCCCTCAAATTGACATACACGGTTTTTCTCCCCCTGAAATTCAGTACTTCTCAAAGCACTTTAACAAACCGGTGAAACAGATTTTAGAAGAATTTATTGAAGCAGGGCTTGACTCAATACCAGGGGGCGGGGCTGAGATACTTTCAGATAGGGTAAGGGAAAGGATAAGCCCTAAAAAATGCTCATCTGACGAATGGATTGAGGTAATGAGGGAAGCCCACAAATTAGGCCTTAAAACAACAGCAACAATGATGTTTGGCACAGGGGAAAGTTTTGAAGATAGAATTGAACACTTTAGAAGAATAAGGGAATTACAGGAAGAAACAGGCGGTTTTGTTGCATTTATTGCCTGGACTTATCAGATTTATAAAGGAAGGCTAATCCAGTTTGAAAACACGGCTTATGACTATCTTAAAACCATGTCAATTGCAAGGATTTACCTTCATAATGTACCAAACATTCAGGCTTCCTGGGTAACCCAGGGCAAGAAAATCGGGCAGGTTGGCCTGAAGTTCGGGGCAAACGATTTAGGAAGCACAATGATTGAAGAAAATGTCGTAAAAAGCGTCGGGGTATCCCACACAATATCAAAAGAAGAGATAATAAGGCTAATCCACGACGCAGGATTTGATGCAGTGCAGAGAAGAAACACTTATGGATTTGTAAAAAAATACCCGAAAGAAAGAAAGGCTGTATGA
- a CDS encoding PAS domain S-box protein has product MDKIISNISILKSIVENSKVIIMITDIEGKILYVNKYFTEVTGYTRKEVLNKNPRFLKSGVLPESFYKKMWGTITKGKTWQGTFINKKKDGTIYYENATISPVLNENKEIEYFVGIKHEVTERENLIDETTKNISHFIPLGVIVTDYEHKIVFINETASKIFNIKRKQALNKYFEKIFEIKDIHTNKRINIYDFVKNTKKPLKIDKIIFQFEKKSIISELFITNIIKHNKVFGHVIMFNDITFKEKKSVETIYKEDIEQLSVFLMGFTHDFNNLLAIASMKLQTAKMLIDKDLEKAKERIDYVEKTIEEIGNLIKDFFETVASVPVASLVNINKLIENIIFEFEKKFPLVEFKTEFENEFTISLDREKIYFTLKSIIKNAIEAQEEKGVVEISVKEAPKEEILSTPLKKNSYIKISIKDYGKGIKKEHLPLLFTPYFTTKDRTSEKKTGLSLAICNFNIKKQGGYIKVITEEGKGSEFIIYLPIK; this is encoded by the coding sequence ATGGATAAGATAATCTCCAACATATCAATATTAAAAAGCATAGTAGAAAACTCGAAAGTAATAATAATGATAACAGATATAGAGGGTAAAATTTTGTATGTAAATAAATACTTCACAGAGGTAACAGGCTATACAAGGAAAGAAGTATTAAACAAAAATCCCCGTTTTTTAAAATCGGGAGTTCTGCCTGAAAGTTTTTATAAAAAAATGTGGGGCACTATAACAAAAGGGAAAACCTGGCAGGGAACATTTATAAACAAAAAAAAGGACGGGACAATTTATTACGAAAATGCAACAATTTCTCCAGTTTTGAACGAAAACAAAGAAATAGAGTATTTCGTTGGCATAAAACATGAAGTAACGGAAAGAGAAAATTTAATAGACGAAACAACAAAAAATATATCCCATTTTATCCCTTTAGGTGTTATTGTTACAGATTACGAGCATAAAATAGTTTTTATTAATGAAACTGCTTCAAAAATTTTTAATATTAAAAGGAAACAGGCTTTAAACAAATATTTTGAAAAAATTTTCGAAATTAAAGATATTCACACTAACAAGAGAATTAATATTTATGACTTTGTGAAAAACACAAAAAAACCTTTAAAAATTGACAAAATCATTTTTCAATTTGAGAAAAAATCTATAATCTCCGAATTGTTTATAACCAACATTATTAAACACAATAAAGTGTTTGGCCATGTTATCATGTTTAACGACATAACCTTTAAAGAGAAAAAAAGTGTTGAAACAATATACAAAGAAGACATAGAACAACTAAGTGTGTTCCTTATGGGTTTTACTCATGACTTTAACAATCTTCTTGCTATTGCATCAATGAAATTACAAACTGCAAAAATGCTAATTGATAAAGATTTAGAAAAGGCAAAAGAAAGAATTGATTATGTCGAAAAAACCATAGAAGAGATTGGCAATTTAATAAAAGATTTCTTTGAAACGGTTGCTTCTGTGCCTGTCGCTTCGCTGGTAAACATCAACAAATTAATAGAAAATATTATTTTTGAATTCGAAAAAAAATTCCCATTAGTAGAATTTAAAACAGAGTTTGAAAATGAGTTTACAATTTCTTTAGACAGAGAAAAAATATACTTTACTCTAAAATCAATTATTAAAAATGCAATAGAGGCGCAAGAGGAAAAAGGAGTTGTTGAAATTTCAGTAAAAGAAGCACCAAAAGAAGAAATCCTTTCCACTCCTCTGAAAAAAAACTCTTATATAAAAATTTCAATAAAAGATTACGGAAAAGGAATAAAAAAAGAGCACCTGCCACTACTGTTCACCCCATACTTTACTACAAAAGATAGAACAAGTGAAAAAAAGACTGGGTTAAGCCTTGCAATATGCAATTTCAATATAAAAAAACAGGGTGGATATATCAAAGTTATAACAGAAGAAGGAAAGGGGAGTGAGTTTATAATTTATCTTCCTATAAAATAG